One window of the Piliocolobus tephrosceles isolate RC106 chromosome 17, ASM277652v3, whole genome shotgun sequence genome contains the following:
- the AGRP gene encoding agouti-related protein, whose protein sequence is MLTAALLSCALLLALPVTQGAQMGLAPLEGIRRPDQALFPELPGLGLRAPLKKTTAELAEEDLLQEAQALAEVLDLQDREPRSSRRCVRLHESCLGQQVPCCDPCATCYCRFFNAFCYCRKLGTAMNPCSRT, encoded by the exons CGCAGCGCTGCTGAGCTGTGCCCTGCTGCTGGCACTGCCTGTCACGCAAGGAGCCCAGATGGGGTTGGCCCCCCTGGAGGGCATCAGAAGGCCTGACCAGGCCCTGTTCCCAGAGCTCCCAG GCCTGGGTCTGCGGGCCCCACTGAAGAAGACAACTGCAGAACTGGCAGAAGAGGATCTGTTGCAGGAGGCTCAGGCCTTGGCAGAG GTACTAGACTTGCAGGACCGTGAGCCCCGCTCCTCACGTCGCTGCGTAAGGCTGCATGAGTCCTGCCTGGGACAGCAGGTGCCTTGCTGTGACCCCTGTGCCACATGCTACTGCCGCTTCTTCAACGCCTTCTGCTACTGCCGCAAGCTGGGTACTGCCATGAACCCCTGCAGCCGCACCTAG